The Streptomyces sp. NBC_01463 DNA window GCGGAAGCCGTAGACGCAGACCACCAGGACGAGCCCGGCGAAGATCGCGTAGGCGACGCCGTACGAGAGGTCGGACTCGGGGACGTCCGCGAGCCGGTGCGCGCCGCCGACGAGGGCGTCGCCGGATGACCACACCGAGATCGAGAAGAACGCGACCGCGGTGAGCAGCGACAGGAACGAGCCGACGACCCGGCCGTGCACGCCGAGGTGGGCGGAGGAGGAGACCGCGTTGTTGGTGCCGTTGCGCGGGCCGAACAGCGACATCGGCGCGAGCAGCAGCGCTCCGGCGACGAGGCCGAGGACGGTCGCGGCGAGGCCCTGCCAGAAGGAGAGGCCGAACAGGATCGGGAAGGCGCCGAGCACACAGGTGGCGAAGGTGTTGGCACCGCCGAAGGCGAGCCGGAAGAGGTCGACGGGACGGGCGGTGCGGTCCGCGTCGGGGATCCGCTCCACACCGTTGGTCTCGACTTCGGTGATCGAGGTCGTCACGGGTGCTCCACCTACTGTTCGTGCTGTTCATGCGGGGGCCGGCCCCTCAGTGTGTGGGGCCCGGCCCACCTGGGCAATTGTGGAAGTCACAGACAGATAGGCTGTTGTCTGTGGCCACCAACAAACTGACGGTCGAGGATCTCCTCTCGTTCCCCGCGCTCCAGCTCACGGTGAAGGCGGGCAGCGGGGGCCTGGGGCGGTCCGTCTCCTGGGCGCATGCGAGCGAGCTCGCCGATCCGACGCCGTGGCTGCTCGGCGCCGAGGTGATCATGACGGCGGGCCTTGCGGTGCCCCGGACGGCCGCCGGGCAGCGGGCGTATCTGGAGCGGCTGGACGACGCCGGGGTGGCCGCCCTGGCGCTCTCGGCGCAATTGCACATGCCGCCGCTGCACGACGCGTTCTTCCGGGCAGCCGAGGAGCGGGGCTTCCCGGTGCTGGAGGTGCCGCTCGCCGTGCCCTTCATCGCGGTGTCCCAGGAGGTGGCCGCCTCGGTGCAGGAGGACGCCCGGCACCGGCTGGGCGCCCAGCTCCAGGTCTTCGGTTCGCTGCGCTGGCTGGTGGCGGAGGACCTGGACACGCCGGCGCTGCTGCGCCGGCTGGAGCGGCTGTCGGGATACGACGTGTACCTCTGCACGCCGCAGGGGCGGCCGCTGCTGCCCGGGGTGCCGGTACCCGGGCCCGGGGTGCTGCCCGCATCGGCGGACGCGCCGCCGACCGTCCCGGGTGGCTTCGTGCTGCCGGTGCCCGCGCCCGGCGGTCCGGCGGGCTTCCTGGTGGCGTACGAGCGCGAGGGCGCGCAGCCCGCGGGGCTCGCGGTCGTCCAGCACATCGCCACGGTGGCGGCGCTGCGTGTCGCGATGGTGCGCACCGAGCGCGAGACGCTGCGGCGCGAGGGGGCGGAGACCCTGGCGGAACTCCTGCAGGAGGTGCTCGACCCGGAGACGGCCCGGCGCCGGCTGGCGCGGCACGCGATCGAGGGCGACACGGTGCTGTTCGTGATCCGGCAGGCGACGGAGGAGGCGCTGCTGCGCTGTCTCCAGGATCATCCGCATCTGCTGCTGACGTGGGGCGAGGACCGTTATGTGCTGGGTTCTCCG harbors:
- a CDS encoding PucR family transcriptional regulator, with the translated sequence MATNKLTVEDLLSFPALQLTVKAGSGGLGRSVSWAHASELADPTPWLLGAEVIMTAGLAVPRTAAGQRAYLERLDDAGVAALALSAQLHMPPLHDAFFRAAEERGFPVLEVPLAVPFIAVSQEVAASVQEDARHRLGAQLQVFGSLRWLVAEDLDTPALLRRLERLSGYDVYLCTPQGRPLLPGVPVPGPGVLPASADAPPTVPGGFVLPVPAPGGPAGFLVAYEREGAQPAGLAVVQHIATVAALRVAMVRTERETLRREGAETLAELLQEVLDPETARRRLARHAIEGDTVLFVIRQATEEALLRCLQDHPHLLLTWGEDRYVLGSPELAGEIGGLPDAAAGMSRPFLPGDALRVARREALWAVSKSVESGRPVVRYGDDSTGRWLPGDPAVLTALVEHVLGEVLRYDAAHDSQLLVSVRTWMERDRRTETAAAALHIHPNTLAYRLRRFGALAGRDMASTGALAEVWLAVQAAGTLGLTD